In Castanea sativa cultivar Marrone di Chiusa Pesio chromosome 6, ASM4071231v1, a single window of DNA contains:
- the LOC142641550 gene encoding akuammiline synthase 2-like, whose protein sequence is MMKVEVTIISKETIKPSLPTLHHLKPYKFTLLDQVTPATYVPTVFFYPMSTDLNLNMSQIITQLKNSLSDTLNIFYPFSGSVKDNLFIHDFDTGVPFLEARVNCSMSEFLKHQETDLLSLFVPYRAFCKESDTTIGQMAIQLNLFDCGGIAIGLSCSHKIGDAATASSFLHSWAATFSGSPEKVVNPNFSEGSIMFPPRDSLPQKYIATMDNLWFKEGEYVTRRFVFHDEAITTLRAKAKSELVPKPTRIEALTCFIWKHCMAASKTKSAGFIKASMTMLVQAVNLRTRMKAHLSDASIGNIFWWAPAAADLAMEEKELHELVDLVNESIAGFDSDSAESLQGDEGFLAFSNYFDQLEEMFSAEPKPDVCAFTCWLRFFNDIDFGWGKPFWVGIIGKVGPAFRNLIIFSETPWGLGIEAWVTMDEKEMAILENDPEFLAFASLNPSISISL, encoded by the coding sequence ATGATGAAGGTTGAGGTCACTATTATTTCAAAAGAAACCATCAAACCATCTTTACCAACATTGCACCATCTGAAGCCCTACAAATTCACCCTCTTAGATCAGGTCACTCCCGCAACTTACGTTCCCACAGTCTTCTTCTACCCTATGAGTACTGATCTCAATCTCAACATGTCCCAAATCATTACGCAACTTAAAAATTCCCTTTCAGACACCCTCAATATCTTTTATCCATTTTCTGGGAGCGTAAAAGACAATCTTTTTATCCATGATTTCGACACGGGTGTTCCCTTTCTGGAAGCTCGTGTTAATTGTTCCATGTCTGAGTTCCTTAAGCACCAAGAAACAGACTTACTTAGCCTATTCGTTCCGTACCGTGCCTTCTGCAAGGAATCAGATACTACTATAGGTCAAATGGCTATCCAACTGAACCTCTTTGATTGTGGTGGAATAGCAATCGGATTGAGCTGCTCACATAAGATTGGGGATGCAGCAACAGCGAGTTCTTTTCTTCATTCTTGGGCAGCCACCTTTAGTGGGTCTCCAGAAAAAGTTGTAAATCCAAATTTCTCTGAGGGATCAATCATGTTTCCACCGAGAGATTCACTTCCACAAAAGTATATAGCTACAATGGATAACTTGTGGTTCAAAGAAGGTGAGTATGTTACAAGAAGGTTTGTGTTCCATGACGAAGCGATAACCACCCTAAGGGCCAAAGCGAAAAGTGAACTAGTTCCTAAACCAACACGCATTGAGGCACTGACATGTTTCATTTGGAAACATTGCATGGCAGCTTCTAAAACCAAATCAGCAGGTTTCATAAAGGCATCCATGACCATGCTGGTCCAAGCAGTGAACTTGAGGACACGAATGAAGGCACACTTGTCCGATGCTTCTATTGGAAATATATTTTGGTGGGCTCCCGCAGCAGCTGATTTGGCTATGGAAGAGAAAGAGTTGCATGAATTGGTGGACCTTGTAAACGAATCCATCGCAGGGTTTGATAGCGATAGTGCGGAAAGTTTGCAAGGAGATGAAGGTTTTTTGGCTTTCTCCAATTACTTTGACCAATTAGAAGAAATGTTTTCTGCAGAACCAAAACCAGATGTTTGTGCGTTTACATGCTGGCTTAGGTTTTTTAACGATATTGATTTTGGTTGGGGGAAGCCATTTTGGGTTGGTATCATTGGGAAAGTTGGCCCTGCATTtagaaatttaataatattcagtGAAACCCCATGGGGTCTTGGGATTGAGGCGTGGGTGACCATGGATGAGAAAGAAATGGCTATATTGGAGAATGACCCTGAATTTCTTGCATTTGCTTCCCTAAATCCTAGCATTTCAATCTCTCTTTAA